In Pseudomonas fluorescens, one genomic interval encodes:
- a CDS encoding SOS response-associated peptidase translates to MCGRLSQYRGIHDFVAVLSIPDALINHVGDAALERYNAAPTTSLAVLHQHDQRLYADNLRWGWRPHWAKDRAAPINARVEKVAHGPFFRAIWRHRLIVPIDNWFEWVDGPDKTRQPWLIRRADRGPVFCAAIGQFPTPGSDARDDDGFVIITADSVGGMLDIHDRRPVVFRAELAAEWLDPATPAERAEQMLLFEGESSEAFAWHKVGKAVGNSRNQGAGLIDEVA, encoded by the coding sequence ATGTGCGGAAGACTCTCGCAGTACCGCGGCATTCACGACTTTGTCGCGGTGCTGAGCATTCCCGATGCGCTGATCAATCACGTCGGCGACGCCGCGCTGGAGCGCTACAACGCGGCGCCGACCACGTCACTCGCGGTGCTCCATCAACATGATCAACGCCTGTATGCCGACAACCTGCGCTGGGGCTGGCGCCCGCACTGGGCCAAAGACCGCGCGGCGCCAATCAACGCGCGCGTGGAGAAAGTCGCCCACGGGCCGTTCTTCCGGGCGATCTGGCGTCATCGGCTGATCGTGCCCATCGACAACTGGTTCGAATGGGTCGACGGCCCGGATAAAACCCGACAGCCGTGGCTGATCCGTCGTGCCGATCGCGGGCCGGTTTTCTGTGCCGCCATCGGACAGTTTCCAACACCCGGCAGCGATGCTCGGGACGACGATGGATTCGTGATCATCACCGCCGACAGCGTCGGAGGCATGCTCGATATCCATGATCGAAGACCAGTGGTGTTCCGCGCGGAGCTGGCTGCCGAGTGGCTCGACCCGGCAACACCGGCGGAACGTGCCGAACAGATGCTGCTGTTCGAAGGTGAATCCAGCGAGGCATTTGCCTGGCACAAAGTCGGCAAAGCCGTCGGCAATTCTCGTAATCAGGGTGCCGGACTGATTGACGAAGTGGCTTAA